A genomic stretch from Hemibagrus wyckioides isolate EC202008001 linkage group LG02, SWU_Hwy_1.0, whole genome shotgun sequence includes:
- the LOC131370085 gene encoding NHP2-like protein 1, with product MKTEPQVNPKAYPLADATLTKTILDLVQQAFNYKQLRKGANEATKTLNRGISEFIVMAADAQPLEIILHLRLLCEDKKFPYVFVCSLGRVCGVSQPVITTSITIKEGSQLKPQIQSEQMAIERLLIGLRLRD from the exons ATGAag ACCGAGCCGCAAGTCAACCCAAAGGCATATCCTTTGGCAGACGCCACTTTAACTAAAACTATCCTGGATTTGGTGCAGCAAGCATTCAACTATAAACAACTGAGGAAAGGAGCTAATGA agccACCAAGACTCTCAATCGTGGAATCTCAGAGTTCATAGTGATGGCTGCTGACGCACAGCCTCTAGAGATCATTCTTCATTTGCGGCTGCTGTGTGAGGATAAGAAGTTTccctatgtgtttgtgtgctccTTGGGCCGAGTGTGTGGCGTGTCCCAGCCTGTAAtcaccacctccatcactaTAAAGGAGGGATCTCAACTGAAGCCTCAGATCCAGTCTGAGCAGATGGCTATTGAGAGACTGTTGATCGGATTGAGGCTTCGAGACTAA